One Roseomonas sp. OT10 DNA window includes the following coding sequences:
- a CDS encoding Bug family tripartite tricarboxylate transporter substrate binding protein: MRRRQLGTTAALLLGLAGPARAQRRPVRLVVPAAPGVAIDVIGRLFAARLSETLGTTWIVENRSGANNTLGAAEVANAAPDGQTFLVNADIHLMARQVMRSVPYDPVTDFTPIARLATAPMVLVGNPRLTPEGGVAALVAAMRAEPTKFAFANSALGAMGHLATESFKRAIGVDSLVVSYRGTAPALTDLIAGNTALMVAPLGSALPQIADGRLRAYAIMGPRRSPRAPDIPTIAEQGLPGLDFTLWYALWAPKGFPEAEADRLNAAVQALSAHPDIRARLAEQGAEPVAEDRASFRRFIDAEAGRNARIAEQAGIVPE, from the coding sequence ATGCGACGTCGCCAACTCGGCACCACCGCCGCCCTGCTGCTTGGCCTCGCGGGCCCGGCCCGCGCACAGCGCCGGCCTGTCCGCCTTGTCGTTCCCGCCGCACCCGGCGTCGCCATCGACGTGATCGGCCGCCTCTTCGCCGCTCGCCTGAGCGAGACCCTGGGCACCACCTGGATCGTGGAGAACCGCTCGGGCGCGAACAACACCTTGGGTGCCGCCGAGGTCGCGAATGCCGCACCCGACGGCCAGACGTTCCTTGTCAACGCCGACATCCATCTGATGGCGCGGCAGGTCATGCGCAGCGTGCCCTACGACCCCGTGACCGATTTCACGCCGATCGCGCGGCTGGCCACCGCGCCGATGGTTCTGGTCGGCAATCCGCGCCTCACGCCCGAAGGCGGCGTGGCCGCGCTCGTCGCCGCGATGCGGGCAGAGCCGACGAAGTTCGCCTTCGCCAACTCGGCCCTCGGCGCCATGGGGCATCTCGCGACCGAGAGCTTCAAGCGCGCCATCGGGGTGGACAGCCTCGTCGTCTCCTACCGTGGCACGGCCCCCGCGCTGACCGACCTGATAGCCGGCAACACGGCGCTGATGGTGGCGCCACTGGGGTCCGCCCTGCCGCAGATCGCGGATGGGCGGCTACGCGCCTACGCCATCATGGGGCCCCGCCGCTCCCCCCGCGCCCCGGACATCCCCACCATTGCAGAGCAGGGCCTGCCGGGTCTGGACTTCACCCTGTGGTACGCCCTGTGGGCCCCGAAGGGCTTTCCGGAGGCCGAGGCGGACCGGCTGAACGCCGCCGTCCAGGCGTTGTCGGCCCATCCGGACATCCGCGCGCGCCTGGCCGAGCAGGGAGCCGAGCCGGTGGCCGAGGACCGGGCGAGCTTCCGGCGCTTCATCGACGCGGAAGCCGGACGCAATGCCCGGATCGCGGAACAGGCGGGGATCGTCCCGGAATAA